One genomic region from Ornithinimicrobium flavum encodes:
- a CDS encoding DUF3817 domain-containing protein, which translates to MTPRAKLTFFRVMAFLVGIFLLVLATHMVLRYGFDNDVLAWWPAPHGWFYMIYLVATALLGFELRWGLGKMVGVMLAGCVPFLSFWVEHRVSAQARDELAAREVREVAAGRLTA; encoded by the coding sequence ATGACGCCCCGTGCCAAGCTCACGTTCTTCCGCGTGATGGCCTTCCTGGTGGGCATCTTCCTGCTCGTCCTGGCGACCCACATGGTGCTGCGCTACGGCTTCGACAACGACGTCCTGGCTTGGTGGCCGGCGCCCCACGGCTGGTTCTACATGATCTACCTCGTCGCCACCGCGCTGCTCGGCTTCGAGCTCCGGTGGGGTCTGGGGAAGATGGTCGGCGTCATGCTCGCCGGCTGCGTGCCCTTCCTGTCGTTCTGGGTCGAGCACAGGGTCAGCGCGCAGGCCCGCGACGAGCTCGCGGCCCGCGAGGTCCGGGAGGTCGCCGCAGGTAGGCTGACCGCGTGA
- a CDS encoding YncE family protein — MASGHGLAIANNMMYSHTSTVFDVVTREQVAVLEDSVDLEAFGVEGHPGISQGSPVEAVWTDDGRYAYVSQYTMYGENFGVAGFDACTVDSGVGPSFVYRFDAQEMAWDQVIKVGAVPKYVALSPDQSTLLVSNWCDATLSVVDTEKGEEVGVVPMDAAPRGIVIMPDNTTAYSVAMYADELYRIDIPGRSSEVVMNIGSRPRHLNLTEDGSTMYLTVSGANTVYKVDTATEEIVDQGTPGLEPRSVAMSPDESALYVVNYDEASVAKIRTSDMEVIDTVQVDASPIGIDYDPVTNTVWVACYGGSIYVFDDQSTLLADAG; from the coding sequence ATGGCCTCCGGGCACGGCCTGGCCATCGCCAACAACATGATGTACTCCCACACCTCGACCGTCTTCGACGTCGTCACCCGTGAGCAGGTCGCCGTGCTCGAGGACTCGGTCGACCTCGAGGCCTTCGGCGTCGAGGGGCACCCCGGGATCTCCCAGGGGTCCCCGGTCGAGGCGGTGTGGACCGACGACGGGCGGTACGCCTACGTCTCCCAGTACACGATGTACGGCGAGAACTTCGGGGTCGCGGGCTTCGACGCGTGCACCGTCGACAGCGGCGTCGGACCCTCCTTCGTCTACCGCTTCGACGCCCAGGAGATGGCCTGGGACCAGGTCATCAAGGTGGGGGCCGTGCCCAAGTACGTCGCCCTGAGCCCGGACCAGAGCACGCTGCTGGTGAGCAACTGGTGCGACGCCACCCTGTCGGTCGTGGACACCGAGAAGGGGGAGGAGGTGGGCGTGGTCCCCATGGACGCGGCCCCGCGCGGGATCGTCATCATGCCGGACAACACCACGGCCTACTCGGTGGCGATGTACGCCGACGAGCTCTACCGGATCGACATCCCGGGCCGCAGCTCGGAGGTGGTGATGAACATCGGCTCGCGCCCCCGTCACCTGAACCTCACCGAGGACGGCTCGACGATGTACCTGACGGTCAGCGGGGCCAACACGGTCTACAAGGTCGACACCGCCACCGAGGAGATCGTCGACCAGGGCACGCCGGGGCTGGAGCCGCGGTCCGTGGCGATGTCCCCGGACGAGTCGGCGCTGTACGTCGTCAACTACGACGAGGCGTCCGTCGCCAAGATCCGGACCTCCGACATGGAGGTCATCGACACGGTCCAGGTCGACGCCAGCCCGATCGGCATCGACTACGACCCGGTGACCAACACCGTCTGGGTGGCCTGCTACGGAGGATCCATCTACGTCTTCGACGACCAGAGCACGCTGCTGGCCGACGCAGGCTGA
- a CDS encoding SURF1 family protein, translated as MIRTALKPTWLLLLALLVVILVSFYQLGMWQLGVSSNEASREHAQAQAARPTEPLGQVMAPQQAFPQDGAGLSVRARGTYVAELQFLVPDRLLQGREGYWVVTPLRTSGDVPAGLLPVVRGFVTDPASADAPAATPVTLVGTLAPAESPVSGDLPEGQRGAIDTADLVNDWTDPVYNGFVFLVEEAPSLTAGVVERVPPPVFGESGIVWRNFGYGIQWFVFAAFACYMYYRFLKDATERDRSAAAPTRQGEPV; from the coding sequence GTGATCCGCACCGCCCTCAAGCCGACCTGGCTGCTCCTGCTGGCGTTGCTCGTGGTGATCCTCGTGTCCTTCTACCAGCTCGGGATGTGGCAGCTCGGCGTGAGCTCCAACGAGGCGTCCCGGGAGCACGCGCAGGCTCAGGCCGCGCGCCCGACCGAGCCGCTGGGCCAGGTCATGGCACCGCAGCAGGCGTTCCCGCAGGACGGTGCCGGGCTGTCGGTCCGGGCCCGGGGCACCTACGTCGCGGAGCTGCAGTTCCTGGTGCCTGACCGCCTGCTGCAGGGGCGGGAGGGGTACTGGGTGGTGACCCCGCTGCGCACCAGCGGGGACGTTCCGGCGGGCCTGCTCCCGGTCGTGCGCGGGTTCGTGACCGACCCGGCCTCCGCGGACGCCCCGGCGGCGACCCCGGTGACCCTGGTGGGGACCCTCGCGCCCGCCGAGTCACCCGTGTCCGGCGACCTGCCGGAGGGCCAGCGCGGCGCGATCGACACCGCCGACCTGGTCAACGACTGGACCGACCCGGTCTACAACGGCTTCGTCTTCCTCGTCGAGGAGGCACCCAGCCTCACCGCGGGGGTCGTGGAGCGGGTGCCCCCACCGGTGTTCGGCGAGTCCGGCATCGTCTGGCGCAACTTCGGCTACGGCATCCAGTGGTTCGTCTTCGCCGCCTTCGCCTGCTACATGTACTACCGCTTCCTCAAGGACGCGACCGAGCGGGACCGCTCCGCGGCCGCCCCTACCCGACAAGGAGAGCCCGTATGA